The window CGGATGCCAGGGGCCAGCCACGAGCCGGGCGAGCATGTCCGGCTCCCCTGCCAGCCCCAGGCGGATGACGTGCACGCCCCGTTCCCAGAATCGCAACAGCGCGTGCCCGCATTCCGCCACCGCCTCCTCCAGGCTCCAGGGGGCGTATGCGCCTGCGGCGTGCATGTCCGCCAACCCAGTGCCGGCCATGACCACGCAAGGGTAGATGCGCATGACATTCGGCTGCAACTCCAGAGCGCGGGCCACATCCTCCCGCCACAGCGCGGCGTCATGGCCCGGCAGCCCGGGAAGGAGCTGGATGCCGAGTTCCAGGCCCGCCTCCCGGACCATTGCGCAGGCCCGCATGGCGACCTCGCCCCCATAGCCCCGCCCGCTGCGTTCCAGCACCCCGGAATCGAAGGTCTGTACCCCGAGCTCGACCATGTCCACGCCGTGCCGACGGAGTCTGGCCAGCGTCTCCAAATCGATGCGGTCAGGCCTGGTGGAAACCCGCAGATGCACGAGCCCGCCCGGACGTCTGAAACGGGCGACCGTTTCCAGGAAACGGTCCTGCCAGGGCACGGGCAAACCGGTGAACGTCCCCCCGAAAAAGCCCAGCCCGAAGGGCGTCCTCGCGCCCGACAGCCTGCTCTCGAGTTCCGGCAGCGCGGCATCCGGGGGGGCCGAGTCCTGCCCGGTCTGAGCCCTCTGGTCGCAGAAAACGCACCTGCCGGGACAGCCCGCGAAGGGCAGAAAGAACGGCACGAGCCGAATCTTTTCAGCCCGCGGTTCGGGGTGCGGAAATCGCAGAGTCCGGGTTCGTGTCATATGCGTCAAAAAGAAAAAAAAACAACCTGTTATGCTTGAAAAAAAAACTCACGTCGGATATTGCTCATCCAAGAATAGTCATCGAACGCGCCGACTTACGGCCTTTTTCCAGAAATCTTCTTTTATTGCAGAAAGTTAGCATATCGTTGCCGGGCAGATGCCCGACAGGAGGACCAATGAGCAACAACACCCTCACCAAGGCTGAAATCGTCGACACCATCTACGAAAAGTCGGAACGCAACAGGGCCGAGGTCAAGGCGCAGGTCGAGACCATGCTCGACATCATGAAGGACGCCATCAAGAAGGACCACTCCCTCCTGATCAGCGGTTTCGGCAAGTTCGAAGCCTACGAAAAGGACGCGCGCAAGGGCCGCAACCCCCAGACCAGCGAATCCATCATCCTTTCGGAGCGCAAGGTCGTCG is drawn from Desulfomicrobium escambiense DSM 10707 and contains these coding sequences:
- a CDS encoding radical SAM protein is translated as MPFFLPFAGCPGRCVFCDQRAQTGQDSAPPDAALPELESRLSGARTPFGLGFFGGTFTGLPVPWQDRFLETVARFRRPGGLVHLRVSTRPDRIDLETLARLRRHGVDMVELGVQTFDSGVLERSGRGYGGEVAMRACAMVREAGLELGIQLLPGLPGHDAALWREDVARALELQPNVMRIYPCVVMAGTGLADMHAAGAYAPWSLEEAVAECGHALLRFWERGVHVIRLGLAGEPDMLARLVAGPWHPAFGNMARSLALRLFLEQRLFSAGGRLARISVPARLSGEFWGHGRANAPALAGLGIVKDRVTFWPEPEFEAELEE
- a CDS encoding integration host factor subunit alpha — its product is MSNNTLTKAEIVDTIYEKSERNRAEVKAQVETMLDIMKDAIKKDHSLLISGFGKFEAYEKDARKGRNPQTSESIILSERKVVVFRISRKLRAELNPQ